A section of the Humulus lupulus chromosome 2, drHumLupu1.1, whole genome shotgun sequence genome encodes:
- the LOC133815387 gene encoding uncharacterized protein LOC133815387 — MNNFRRKQEETKIALAKWNQLHFKALQVKISLAKEKLTKADTSQANDYDKECTARRKLNEALQREEIHRNRNQGFTSPFDSLSPGLEGVLQNIITEEQNEILASIPDEEEIKAVLEQINPDKAPGPDGLLGSFYRHHWKVVRNGVLKMVKSFFEESLMPPFLNIANLVLILKKENASSAIELRAIALCNVAYKIISKILANGLRPILPDIVSQLQFVFVKGGVIQDNTMIVNEVIHTMNKSQGKQDVLSRLLSISENQGMLKGIKVAREAPAISHLVFADDIILFGKATQREAKGLMDCLNKYCDWLGEKINMNKLEFHFSNKVNGSNAIKLADYLRMN, encoded by the exons ATGAACAACTTTAGGAGAAAGCAGGAGGAAACAAAAATAGCTCTAGCAAAGTGGAACCAATTACACTTTAAAGCTCTTCAAGTTAAGATTTCTCTAGCGAAGGAGAAATTAACCAAGGCGGATACATCCCAAGCAAATGACTATGACAAGGAATGTACTGCTAGAAGGAAGCTAAATGAGGCACTCCAAAGAGAGGAAATTCACCGAAACAGAAATCAAGG ATTTACTAGCCCATTCGACAGCCTTTCCCCTGGCTTGGAAGGGGTACTACAAAACATCATTACGGAAGAGCAAAATGAGATTCTTGCTAGTATACCCGATGAAGAGGAAATAAAGGCAGTGCTAGAACAAATCAACCCGGATAAGGCTCCGGGCCCAGATGGACTTCTGGGTTCTTTCTATCGTCATCATTGGAAAGTGGTCAGGAACGGTGTTTTGAAGATGGTGAAGTCTTTCTTTGAAGAGTCACTCATGCCGCCGTTCCTGAACATAGCAAACTTAGTGCTCATTCTGAAGAAAGAGAATGCTTCCTCTGCTATTGAGCTCAGAGCGATAGCTCTTTGCAACGTGGCGTATAAGATCATATCTAAGATACTGGCCAACGGACTAAGACCTATCCTCCCGGACATTGTCTCTCAATTGCAATTTGTATTCGTCAAAGGGGGAGTGATCCAAGACAACACGATGATTGTAAACGAGGTTATCCACACAATGAACAAGAGTCAAGGGAAACAAG ATGTTTTATCTCGCTTACTCTCTATCAGTGAGAATCAGGGGATGTTGAAAGGAATCAAAGTAGCGAGGGAGGCTCCTGCCATTTCCCACTTGGTCTTCGCAGATGACATCATCCTATTTGGTAAGGCTACACAAAGGGAGGCTAAGGGTCTAATGGACTGCCTCAATAAATATTGTGATTGGTTAGGGGAGAAGATAAACATGAACAAGTTAGAGTTCCATTTTTCCAACAAAGTTAATGGGTCTAATGCTATCAAGCTGGCTGATTACCTTCGAATGAACTGA
- the LOC133819225 gene encoding 2-hydroxyisoflavanone dehydratase-like: MASTVTSNKEIVTEILPFVRVYKDGTVERLTESPFVPPSPYNQHDPETGVPVSSKDILISREPTIGARLFLPNLPPNHNQTTKEKLPILVYFHGGGFFFESAFSADHHQFLNSLVSEAKVIAVSVEYRLAPEHHLPIAYEDCWIALQRVASLSSTQHKNNDIFEEPWLTDHGDFGRIFLGGDSAGANIAHNIAMRVGKEGLQNGVKVLGAFLTHPLFWGSSEEDRDEKTMSLINVVWNFVYPSAPCGIDNPMMNPEGPESPSLAGIGCSRLLVSVAEKDVLRERGIRYYEAVRESGWNGEIELVDVEGEDHAFQILHGDTYNSKNLVKRLARFLLK, translated from the coding sequence AGACGGCACCGTAGAACGCCTGACTGAATCTCCGTTCGTGCCACCGTCGCCTTACAATCAACACGACCCAGAGACCGGAGTTCCAGTCTCCTCGAAGGACATTTTAATCTCTCGCGAACCCACCATTGGAGCTCGCTTGTTCCTCCCAAACCTCCCTCCAAACCACAACCAAACTACGAAGGAGAAGCTCCCCATCTTGGTCTACTTTCACGGCGGAGGCTTCTTCTTCGAGTCAGCCTTCTCCGCTGACCACCACCAGTTTCTCAACAGCTTAGTCTCTGAAGCCAAAGTCATCGCTGTCTCGGTCGAGTACCGGCTAGCACCAGAACACCATCTTCCAATCGCCTATGAAGATTGCTGGATTGCCCTCCAAAGAGTGGCTTCTCTTTCGTCTACACAACATAAGAATAATGATATCTTTGAGGAGCCTTGGTTGACTGATCATGGCGACTTTGGACGCATTTTTCTTGGAGGGGACAGTGCGGGAGCTAATATTGCTCATAACATTGCTATGAGAGTTGGCAAAGAAGGGTTGCAAAATGGGGTGAAGGTGTTAGGAGCTTTTCTTACTCATCCTCTCTTCTGGGGTAGCTCCGAAGAAGACCGAGATGAGAAGACGATGAGTTTGATTAATGTGGTTTGGAACTTTGTGTACCCTTCTGCACCGTGTGGTATAGATAATCCGATGATGAATCCGGAGGGACCGGAATCGCCGAGCTTGGCCGGAATAGGGTGTTCGAGGCTGCTTGTTAGTGTGGCTGAGAAAGATGTTCTGAGAGAAAGAGGGATAAGATATTATGAGGCTGTGAGAGAGAGTGGATGGAATGGAGAGATTGAGCTGGTTGATGTTGAGGGTGAAGATCATGCGTTTCAGATTTTGCATGGGGATACTTACAACTCCAAGAATCTCGTCAAACGTTTGGCTCGGTTTCTACTCAAATGA